A stretch of DNA from Lotus japonicus ecotype B-129 chromosome 4, LjGifu_v1.2:
GGATAAGAAAAACACCACATTGTCAAATGATACAAAAGGAATCAGAACAAACAGTGATGTGTGTCATGGGATTAGCCACTTCCTTTCCTCCAGCATGCATCACAAATTCAGTGGGAGAGAGGAAGCTACCATGACAGACACACACAATACAAACTTGACCTCCCTTATACTTGTGAAGAAGTCCTTCGATTCTCTTCCCATTAGGGCCATCTCCAGTAGTGGTCACTCTAGGCATTTGTCTCAGAATGTCCATTGCATCATCACCCTCAAGACGAGGATTCACATGCTCAAGTCTCTCCAGAAGCATTGATTCTTTTGGGGTAACCATGGGATTATATTCCTCCTTAGGTGATGTTTGGATGCTAGAGCTAGCTCCTTCTTCAATATAAGCAAAGATTAAAACGTCAGAGCTTATGTGCAACAATGACATATCTGTCAATTCCAAATGCAAGTAATTTCCAAGTTAAACTTACTTGAATGGATTTAACAAGCTAGTAACACATGCTTAGCTTTAATTACTGTATTGTGGACAATTATACTTGCCAATAATGAGATGTTCATTTTAGAAGAATTTGAGAGAATTATATAGAATATTTTAAAGGCAAACTGAATAATGTTGGTTGTGTTTTAAACAGCAGTCATGCCCCCCACTTAGTGACCAATAGAAATATGCCTAATGAACTATGCTGCCATGTCATCAgtttgaccaacaagttttatGTTCTAAATTTGAGTCCCTAAACTTCTTGTATTTTACATTTTATCCCCcaactatttatattttttaattatttttgaaattaaaaaaccaaACTAAACCTAAAATAAGATCTGAGAAACACTCAAccataattaaaaaaagaattcaTAAACCCCAAAGATTTTGATCTCATAAGCATGTTATCTTATATTTGAACTCTAAATTTACATAATTACAGGTACTGGGAAAATACATTTGGCTCTATCCTAATTTGGTTGCCTAATCCAAGAGATTAATCAAACACCTATCTTATAGAGACGTATGGaaacaagaacaaaaaaaagTGAGGAATAAAAGTAGCTTAATTATATTCTTTCTCCAAGGCTAAAATTCAATCAGCGAATTGAACATAAAACAAATAgaagaactttttttttttgacagaaccAAATAGAAGAACTTATttgtaataaataaaaacctagaCATTTGTAAAAGATTGGAATCAAACAAAATCAAATACATAGTTTTTGAGTGTGAAATCAAGCGGTTGCTGCTAGTTGATTTCATGTCTGAAGTGTTAATTGTAGATTCATAAAATCATGTCTTGTCTCGTGATAATCTCTGCAAAATAAAGCCACTTTCATATTGGCTTTTGCCAAAACACAACTATCAAAAGGTTTTATGCgtcatcatatatatatatatatatagcagaGTTGTATGTTTCTCATTCCGGAGTAAGAGGCAGACCACAACGGCATGATGAACAcaacaaagaagaagatgaaatgtACATAGAAGGAGAGGAGGAAAATTTGGTTAATTTGCCCCAAATCAACTTAAAGGTTTACAATTAACTTCAATAAAGGTTAAAATCAATttgaaaatcagaaaataaacattttctgAAAAATAATTGTATTTTTAGTATATggtaaaatttataataaaagtAGTTGGAGGATCAAATTAGGAATTTTATAAGTTAGAATGACATAGCACAATTTGACACTTGACATTCGTTGATTGGGTACTTGTAAAACAGTATTATAACCCGCTGTGAGCaaacaaaattgaaaagtttgCCTATTTTAAAACTTTACTGTTAAGATTCTAATGATTTTAGACTTAAATATAATTTTCAGTACGCCTCAATTTGATCACCGTCTTTTGATAATAGGATGACTTTGGTCCCTATTGTTGACTCTCATTCCATAAAAAGTTGATATAGCTAAGAGAAACACATTTCAGCATTGACTGTGCCTTTGCTTGGAAGGTGTGGGCTAAGGTACTAATGTGGCTTAACCTGTGCTTGGTG
This window harbors:
- the LOC130710496 gene encoding ninja-family protein AFP3-like isoform X3, with the translated sequence MEHRFFTEEPNSTNYEQIDLTLRLSPYGSVPAAEGEKGLVRFGDLQTMRRVRSGKRLVLEKQRREYELKMAWHNLRASSSIQTSPKEEYNPMVTPKESMLLERLEHVNPRLEGDDAMDILRQMPRVTTTGDGPNGKRIEGLLHKYKGGQVCIVCVCHGSFLSPTEFVMHAGGKEVANPMTHITVCSDSFCII
- the LOC130710496 gene encoding ninja-family protein AFP3-like isoform X2, with product MEHRFFTEEPNSTNYEQIDLTLRLSPYGSVPAAEGEKGLVRFGDLQTMRRVRSGKRLVLEKQRREYELKMAWHNLKGASSSIQTSPKEEYNPMVTPKESMLLERLEHVNPRLEGDDAMDILRQMPRVTTTGDGPNGKRIEGLLHKYKGGQVCIVCVCHGSFLSPTEFVMHAGGKEVANPMTHITVCSDSFCII
- the LOC130710496 gene encoding ninja-family protein AFP3-like isoform X1, whose product is MEHRFFTEEPNSTNYEQIDLTLRLSPYGSVPAAEGEKGLVRFGDLQTMRRVRSGKRLVLEKQRREYELKMAWHNLNMSLLHISSDVLIFAYIEEGASSSIQTSPKEEYNPMVTPKESMLLERLEHVNPRLEGDDAMDILRQMPRVTTTGDGPNGKRIEGLLHKYKGGQVCIVCVCHGSFLSPTEFVMHAGGKEVANPMTHITVCSDSFCII